A genomic region of Cyprinus carpio isolate SPL01 unplaced genomic scaffold, ASM1834038v1 S000006646, whole genome shotgun sequence contains the following coding sequences:
- the LOC109105723 gene encoding protein mono-ADP-ribosyltransferase PARP14-like isoform X1, protein MKPQVLPKPKPETCLALGSPPAAARQVSPVRKPTTAIKGHKEDEEDSEIPDLLITTSGSIEKETLQMYFEQFTEQFELAKHGNNSWILKLCSQSDLKEILGQKEHGFGITLEVYKGGGLGEQLDPRRFILTGFDGATDCRMISLFIGSCSKTTEHTWETLDDGRIVVTFKHDIDVTSFLRKCTSKQLQGRDIGVTRVERTDSVLVQGDLEKLTEDVLTLYFSNKKRSRGGDVQSFIWINQRKSAAITFGNCDDAHAVVEQTHNVCGTEVHASLFYSNLQKALTGEKPTLTDKISTKVNVPVSEELLRFFETNERCRKQLESDAKQFHAKVLIDSSATDCELNLEMDVNKESLAALQIAPTWESKTMREIQSFLSRYDTAELTAEKDVWTRSENGRNSLVTLDTALFYRELNSKVVIAGEKEEVKVLSDKIKTLLEKAAAEVEEERNTTEVDIQLDCREMFDLIKERVESRLGQVSLSHDEKQHIISLRGLKDQVDSVEMIIKQAQMNIITHQLKLSSHLIHFLKSLDLKKFEQDHFLPSDIPARLLKRQDFFMILAEKENLKRAEDKISEILKEQVIQLSPNQTGETWTHFLRNLTDEIELFQKAHDISITQSNMQVIICGFSSAVADVTGKVKTYLDNKEPTTENVPLKSEREVEFVESCLNLSELPELKRLSAAVLAYRTSNSPCLKVTAAKDNIRDAVRVVQQQISSILMESHKYCKAGEAKVLEKHEANVKTKAKEIQCSLYLSQEHVVKSGPPKSFTHKIGNFMTLSITEGDLHHFKADALNCPMNDNLDFNNPVAQRFLQFGGDKITEVCKTQQKQQQSLLPGDVVLSDAGKLSAGTLIYAVLPQKGQRLDSHYLQSAVYNSLLKAEGRGCASIALPAIGCESFGFSVKDSCVALRAAVLQFCSDHQNSPKNIRHISIVDSDEKTVEEYNALIQELGFPDISTMVPPQSLKLKHRSDTRVLISGVPISLKEGDITKETVDLIVNSTNKSLDLNTGVSGAILKAAGQSVVDECKKQAPLKAGAAVLTGAGALQCKYIAQMVGPDSTADITSSLETVLNLCEAKTARTLAIPAIGTGRGGFAPKESIKAILTAIEKHLKEPNSSCLRSITIVAFEQKTFDDFRDHFKAWNKPASGKMPENQVKIGSVRIEVKKGDITNETVRGIVNTTNRDMSLRGGVSGAIFKAAGASVEQECQKHGPLQNDIAAVTSGGNLHCNFIVHMVGPHSAAEVRSRVKNVLERCEEKQITTVSFPAVGTGAGGVEGEDAIGAMLQGFEDHLAQNILTVIKLIYVVIDQDNVLQEFQKGLKTWIANTQDSEDDDDWEDYSSTEDSSSSDQGANANPVEVMMGPIKVKVFSGDITKETVEAIVNSTTTSLDLNTGVSGAILKASGQTVVNECKSNAPQPADGVILTKAGNLSNIKHIIHMVGQTNEKGISSSMYKVLRMCEENKIQSVSFPALGTGAGNLAAAGVANAMTEALSNFIKDSPKHLKRVHIVIFQAKLLPDFQEAVKKCKKISRNASAGLVKPLQKPVIPVPTQRPAICLAKETAAVLFPVMAVEVYGTSPTNLAKIKKLLDELVKEECVSKDVQSSHITDLPETDKKAIVALSRANQISVLVTSSDKLTVSGKRDDVLDAVLKINGFIQTARDRETREGEVKRLRETLCWEVARGECWESLESGISYDIELAFHRKQKSCQYQEKGETYTVDFNKMEVTNIKQESCRIKRTLLGDSDTAIIHPPPTWTKMDGRDLEIITLQSDSVEYKNIKTAFLRSSIHRDVKPVQVQQIDRIQSQSQWQRYCVLKQAVDKKYPKQRNERLLYHGTTKEICQKINKNGFNRSFCGRNAVVHGEGTYFAREAWYSCQDQYSNPDDKQLKYIYRARVVTGSLCKSREGMKEPDPINAADPRAGLHDCAVDDPKNPFIFVVFCDAGAYPEYLITFKSIVLKSP, encoded by the exons ATGAAACCACAAGTACTGCCCAAACCCAAACCAGAGACGTGCCTTGCCCTCGGATCACCGCCAGCTGCTGCCAGACAG GTCTCTCCCGTCAGAAAGCCTACTACAGCAATTAAAGGTCATAAAG AAGATGAGGAGGATTCTGAAATACCAGATCTTCTCATTACCACCTCTGGTTCAATTGAGAAGGAAACCCTTCAGATGTATTTTGAGCAGTTCACAGAGCAATTTGAGCTAGCAAAGCACGGAAATAACAGCTGGATCCTGAAGCTCTGTAGCCAGTCAG ATTTAAAGGAGATTTTGGGCCAGAAAGAGCATGGGTTTGGTATAACTTTAGAAGTGTATAAAGGAGGAGGTCTGGGAGAGCAGCTGGACCCGCGTCGCTTCATCTTGACCGGCTTTGATGGAGCCACAGACTGCAGGATGATCTCACTGTTCATTGGCAGCTGTAGCAAGACAACAGAGCACACTTGGGAGACGCTTGATGATGGCAGGATTGTTGTCACCTTCAAACACGATATCG ATGTGACGTCATTTTTAAGGAAGTGCACCTCGAAGCAGCTGCAGGGTCGAGACATCGGAGTGACCCGTGTGGAGCGGACGGACTCGGTCCTGGTCCAGGGAGACTTGGAGAAGCTCACCGAAGATGTTCTCACACTTTACTTCAGTAAcaagaagaggagcagaggaggaGACGTCCAGTCCTTCATATGGATCAACCAGAGAAAGAGTGCAGCCATCACCTTCGGAAACTGTGACG ATGCACATGCAGTGGTGGAACAAACACACAATGTTTGCGGCACAGAAGTTCACGCTTCACTGTTCTACTCCAATCTACAAAAGGCTTTAACTGGAGAAAAACCAACCCTAACTGATAAAATATCCACAAAAGTGAACGTTCCTGTCAGTGAAGAGCTGCTCCGCTTCTTTGAAACCAATGAGCGATGCAGAAAACAACTGGAGAGTGACGCCAAACAGTTCCATGCCAAAGTGCTTATTGACAGCTCCGCCACTGATTGTGAGCTTAATCTGGAGATGGATGTCAACAAAGAGTCGCTGGCTGCGCTGCAGATCGCTCCCACGTGGGAGTCCAAGACAATGAGGGAAATTCAGTCCTTTCTGAGCAGATATGACACAGCAGAGCTGACGGCAGAGAAGGACGTCTGGACGAGATCTGAGAATGGCCGTAACAGTCTTGTCACACTCGACACTGCACTCTTCTACAGGGAGCTCAACTCTAAAGTTGTAATTGCTGGAGAGAAAGAAGAGGTGAAGGTCCTCTCAGACAAGATCAAGACGCTCCTGGAGAAAGCTGCTGCTGAGGTGGAAGAGGAAAGAAACACAACCGAGGTGGACATCCAACTAGACTGCAGAGAGATGTTTGATCTAATTAAAGAGCGTGTCGAGTCCAGATTAGGGCAGGTGAGTTTATCACATGATGAGAAGCAGCACATCATCTCTCTCAGAGGTCTGAAGGATCAAGTAGATTCAGTGGAGATGATCATCAAGCAAGCTCAGATGAACATTATCACACATCAGCTAAAGCTTTCTTCACATCTCATTCACTTTCTGAAGTCTCTGGATCTTAAAAAGTTTGAGCAAGACCATTTTCTCCCAAGCGACATTCCAGCTAGACTTTTAAAGCGACAGGATTTTTTTATGATCTTGGCTGAAAAAGAAAACCTAAAGAGAGCTGAAGACAAAATAAGTGAGATTCTCAAAGAGCAGGTAATACAGCTTTCTCCCAATCAGACCGGTGAAACATGGACACACTTTCTCAGGAATCTTACAGATGAAATAGAATTGTTCCAGAAAGCTCATGACATCAGCATCACACAATCAAACATGCAGGTTATAATATGTGGGTTTTCCAGTGCAGTTGCAGATGTTACAGGAAAAGTGAAGACATATCTGGACAACAAGGAACCAACAACTGAGAACGTCCCTCTGAAATCTGAGCGAGAGGTTGAATTTGTGGAGTCCTGCCTGAATCTGTCTGAGCTCCCAGAACTCAAGCGCCTCAGTGCTGCGGTACTCGCTTACAGAACATCAAACTCGCCTTGTCTGAAGGTCACAGCAGCTAAAGACAACATCAGAGACGCTGTGCGTGTCGTACAGCAGCAGATCTCATCCATTCTTATGGAGAGCCATAAATATTGCAAAGCAGGAGAAGCAAAGGTTCTGGAGAAACATGAAGCCAACGTGAAGACCAAAGCTAAGGAGATACAGTGCAGTCTGTATTTATCACAAGAGCATGTGGTCAAATCAGGCCCTCCGAAGAGCTTCACACACAAAATAGGCAACTTCATGACTCTGAGCATCACAGAGGGAGACCTGCACCATTTCAAAGCAGACGCTTTGAACTGTCCAATGAATGACAATCTAGATTTCAATAACCCTGTGGCTCAGCGCTTTCTCCAGTTCGGTGGCGACAAGATCACAGAGGTGTGTAAAACTCAGCAGAAGCAACAGCAGAGTCTTCTGCCTGGAGACGTGGTGCTCAGTGATGCTGGGAAACTCAGCGCCGGGACACTCATTTACGCCGTGTTGCCTCAGAAAGGACAGAGGCTGGACTCTCACTACCTTCAGTCAGCCGTGTATAACAGCCTCCTGAAAGCAGAAGGAAGAGGATGCGCCTCGATTGCACTGCCAGCAATCGGTTGTGAAAGCTTCGGCTTCTCTGTCAAAGACAGTTGTGTGGCGCTCCGAGCCGCTGTTCTTCAGTTCTGCAGCGACCATCAGAACTCTCCTAAAAACATCAGACACATCAGTATAGTGGATTCAGATGAGAAGACTGTTGAGGAGTACAACGCTCTGATCCAGGAACTA GGATTTCCTGACATATCTACAATGGTTCCCCCACAATCTTTGAAGCTTAAACACAGATCAGACACAAGAG TGCTGATCAGTGGTGTGCCGATATCCCTGAAAGAGGGTGACATCACCAAAGAGACGGTGGATTTGATAGTGAATTCAACCAACAAAAGTTTAGATCTTAACACTG GTGTTTCTGGTGCCATTTTAAAGGCTGCTGGACAATCTGTTGTTGATGAATGCAAAAAGCAAG CTCCTCTGAAGGCGGGTGCAGCAGTGCTGACGGGTGCTGGAGCGCTTCAGTGTAAGTATATCGCACAGATGGTTGGGCCGGACAGCACCGCCGACATCACATCATCTCTAGAAACGGTTCTGAACCTCTGCGAAGCCAAAACGGCCAGAACTCTGGCCATTCCTGCGATTGGAACAG GACGTGGTGGCTTTGCCCCGAAAGAATCCATCAAAGCCATCCTCACAGCGATCGAGAAACATCTGAAGGAGCCAAACTCATCCTGCCTCCGGAGCATCACTATAGTGGCTTTTGAACAGAAGACCTTTGATGACTTTCGTGACCATTTTAAAGCGTGGAATAAG CCTGCATCCGGCAAGATGCCTGAAAATCAAG TCAAAATTGGAAGCGTCAGAATCGAGGTAAAGAAAGGTGATATCACTAATGAAACGGTCCGAGGGATCGTAAACACCACCAACAGGGACATGAGCCTGAGAGGAG GTGTGTCGGGTGCCATATTTAAAGCAGCTGGAGCGTCTGTGGAGCAGGAGTGCCAAAAGCACG GTCCGTTGCAGAATGACATCGCAGCCGTGACCAGTGGTGGAAACCTGCATTGCAACTTTATTGTTCACATGGTTGGCCCGCACTCGGCGGCAGAGGTGAGATCCCGTGTGAAGAACGTTCTGGAGCGCTGTGAGGAGAAGCAGATCACCACAGTCTCCTTCCCTGCCGTGGGCACTG GCGCTGGAGGCGTTGAGGGTGAGGACGCCATTGGTGCGATGCTGCAGGGCTTTGAAGATCATCTGGCTCAAAACATCTTGACTGTGATCAAGCTCATCTACGTTGTGATTGACCAGGACAATGTCCTACAAGAGTTTCAGAAAGGTCTTAAAACATGGATTGCGAATACACAG GAcagtgaagatgatgatgactgGGAGGATTACAGCTCAACAGAAGACAGCTCCTCGTCTGACCAAGGAGCCAATG CAAACCCAGTTGAGGTGATGATGGGCCCGATTAAAGTCAAGGTGTTTAGCGGAGACATCACCAAAGAGACTGTTGAGGCCATTGTAAACAGCACAACTACAAGCCTCGATTTGAACACGG GTGTATCAGGAGCCATTCTCAAAGCATCAGGACAAACGGTGGTCAACGAGTGCAAATCAAATG CACCTCAGCCTGCCGACGGCGTGATCCTGACCAAAGCTGGAAATCTTTCAAATATCAAACACATCATTCATATGGTTGGGCAGACCAATGAGAAAGGCATCAGCAGCTCCATGTATAAAGTTCTGAGGATGTGCGAAGAAAATAAGATTCAGTCGGTTTCATTCCCAGCTCTTGGAACAG GAGCAGGAAACTTGGCCGCTGCAGGAGTTGCCAATGCAATGACAGAAGCTCTGTCTAACTTTATCAAGGACTCACCAAAACACCTGAAGCGTGTCCACATCGTGATCTTCCAAGCGAAGCTGCTGCCAGACTTTCAGGAAGCGGTCAAGAAGTGCAAGAAGATTTCTCGAAATGCTTCTG CGGGTCTGGTCAAACCCCTCCAGAAACCGGTGATCCCTGTGCCAACACAACGACCAGCTATTTGTCTAGCCAAAGAAACGGCCGCTGTATTGTTCCCAGTTATGGCTGTTGAGGTTTACGGGACGTCCCCTACAAACCTCGCCAAGATCAAGAAGCTCCTGGATGAGCTGGTCAAGGAGGAGTGCGTCAGTAAAGACGTCCAGTCAAGCCACATCACAGACCTTCCTGAAACGGACAAGAAGGCCATCGTGGCCCTCAGCCGAGCCAATCAAATCAGCGTTCTGGTGACCAGTTCGGATAAGTTAACGGTATCAGGGAAGAGAGACGACGTCTTAGATGCTGTGCTGAAGATAAATGGCTTCATCCAGACAGCGCGAGACCGAGAGACGCGTGAAGGTGAGGTGAAGCGTCTGCGGGAGACGCTGTGCTGGGAGGTGGCGAGAGGAGAATGCTGGGAGTCACTGGAGTCCGGCATCAGCTACGACATCGAGCTGGCCTTCCACCGCAAGCAGAAGAGCTGCCAGTACCAGGAGAAGGGCGAGACCTACACGGTGGACTTCAACAAGATGGAGGTCACAAACATCAAGCAGGAGTCCTGCAGGATCAAGAGGACTCTGCTGGGAGATTCTGATACGG CAATCATTCATCCCCCTCCAACATGGACCAAAATGGATGGACGGGATTTAGAAATAATCACATTACAATCAGATTCGGTGGAATACAAGAACATAAAAACGGCCTTTCTGAGATCCAGCATACACCGTGATGTGAAGCCCGTCCAGGTTCAACAG ATCGACAGGATTCAGAGTCAGTCGCAGTGGCAGAGATACTGTGTGTTGAAACAGGCCGTGGATAAGAAATACCCCAAACAGAGAAACGAGCGCCTGCTTTATCACGGAACGACCAAAGAAATATGCCAGAAAATCAACAAGAACGGCTTCAACCGCAGCTTCTGTGGGAGAAACG CGGTTGTTCATGGTGAAGGCACCTACTTCGCTAGAGAGGCCTGGTACTCCTGCCAGGACCAGTATTCCAACCCAGACGACAAACAGCTGAAGTACATCTACCGAGCGCGAGTGGTGACGGGCTCGCTGTGTAAAAGCAGAGAAGGAATGAAGGAGCCGGATCCGATTAACGCTGCTGACCCGCGGGCCGGACTGCACGACTGCGCCGTGGATGACCCAAAGAACCCGTTCATCTTCGTGGTGTTCTGTGACGCGGGAGCGTATCCAGAGTACCTCATCACCTTCAAATCCATAGTCCTCAAGAGTCCATAG